In Saccharomyces eubayanus strain FM1318 chromosome VI, whole genome shotgun sequence, the DNA window TTGGTGAAAAGGAATTAGAAACTATAAACAGTGGTGGAGCATGGTGAAAGATAAATGTCGTTATacttaatttttttaatttttttgttaatttgTGGTTACTttacacatatatatttatgtaAGTACGTACGTACGTACgtgaggaaaaaaagagtggTAATATTATGAGTTGAAAAAGTGAGTATTGATTGGAGTACTGACGagttctttcaaatttgttgaGTACCGTAGCCCTTGATATCCCTGGCGAAATCCCATTTCATATTTTCGACCtgtaaatttttcttgaaagttAAGCCTGTCTTCTTATCGATTATAGCCAAGGAGAAACTTCTTGAAGAACGAGCATCTCTATAATAAAGGACTTTCATCGCATTTACGATGGCTTCTTCAGCAGTTTGTAGAGTTGTCTTGGGGATATCGGATTCTCGGTCAACAACCTTTCTTAACAGTGGATTAGCCATGTGCGCCCCAAACCCTGTGGCTAAAGTGGGGGAGGAATATGTAACACCTAGTAGGTTAACGTATCTTAGGAATTGATCACCGTTCGATTCTACACCGGCAACGATGATGGCGTTCCAAAGTGGGTTCATCTTTGATCTTCGCTGGTACATCACAGTAGCTAGATATTCGAAGACATGGCTGGGCTCAAGGGCTTCCTCAGAATCCGCCAAAGGATTGTCGTATGCATTTTCAGTGACCAGGTCTTCTAGTAGCTTTTCTATGTGTTGCATATCAGAGATATCACCAGATATACCCACAATGGTGTTTTCACCCACAGGAATGAGTCTTTCCACACCATTGAACCTTAGAAGGGACCCGTAGGAGCCCAAATTGTCTGCAGCAATGATTACTCCATTGTCATACTTCATCGATATGACGGAAGTACCTGTTACTATTGGTTGCTGAGTATTGACCATGGGAGAAGCGCCTGCGTTGGCAATTTGTGTGTTGTAAGCGCCGTAAGTGGCGTCTGAGGGTCTGCCCCAGCTAAAAGGATCGTGGTTCATTGTGCTAGTTGTGCTTGTCGTGCTGGTATTAGCTGAATTTAGTGATGTCGGCACGTTTCCCTTTGTTGGCTGTAGGTTGTTCTATATGTATTTAAGGTGGCAAAtccaaaattgaagaaatatttaGGAAAAGGGCGAACGGGTAACCATTACGCGACCGTAATAGTCGCAATAATCTTAATAAATAGCATTTCTGCAAAGGAAGAACGAGGGAAGcttgattttcatttctttgtttatttatttgtgtATATACGGAAATATATATGAGGAGGGAACgtactattactattgGACAAGGTATTCGTCTGACTTCAAAGAGGTGATGACATCGTAAGGCAACTCTTGGTCGTGGTCAGCGGCCATGACGACAGAATCGACGGCCATGCCGGTGAAGCTCTTAGCGGATACGTCCCTGCTTGattcttggaaagaaacGGTCATTGGGTACAACGCGTCCTCGTACGGAGCCTCGATGGAGAATGCTAGCACACCTGAGTCGTTGGCGCCGATTTGGCTGACACTGATGGAAGTTCCTGTTTCTTGGTCCATGTTGATGACTTCGGCCTCCGCGGACGTGGAAGACTCTGTATTTATGTCGACTGGTTCTTGAGGGAACAAAGGAATGGTGAAGACCAAATCAGTAAGTTCCAGTTCGGAGATATTTTCGTATTCAATGGTGACATCGAAGCCCTGTTGTGACTCGGAGGGTGAGATCCATGTGGTTAAAGTCAATGGGACCAGTGAATCATCGTCTGCGGGGGCAATTTTACGCCATCTAAGAACACCCAGGCTTTGATCATTGGCGGGAAAGGCCTTGGATTTATCACGTAGAGAGATCAGTTTACTGGATAGGAAAGACTGCTTATCTATGTTTGGGTGGGTCTTGA includes these proteins:
- the PRE4 gene encoding proteasome core particle subunit beta 7, with translation MNHDPFSWGRPSDATYGAYNTQIANAGASPMVNTQQPIVTGTSVISMKYDNGVIIAADNLGSYGSLLRFNGVERLIPVGENTIVGISGDISDMQHIEKLLEDLVTENAYDNPLADSEEALEPSHVFEYLATVMYQRRSKMNPLWNAIIVAGVESNGDQFLRYVNLLGVTYSSPTLATGFGAHMANPLLRKVVDRESDIPKTTLQTAEEAIVNAMKVLYYRDARSSRSFSLAIIDKKTGLTFKKNLQVENMKWDFARDIKGYGTQQI